The stretch of DNA AATACTTCTGTTACCAATAATAGATTTTGAAtctataataataatggcGTGTTTGGTTTTagtaatttatttttggcGTGTTTCTTGCTTGCATACATTTGGGCATTAAATCGCCGAAGCaaacaaatattttcttggtgttgtctcacttcttggtgtaaaaaaaaaaattaccaCGTTAGAGTGGAGTCAGAAGGAGGAAAAATTCCGGGTCAGGAAAGTCACAAAGCTGTTTAGCCGAAAATAAAAACCACCAACATCGAACTTAATCTACTTTTCTCTAAATattccttcttcttcttcttcttctttctatATACTGTTGTCTTACCCTCCGAAGTATCTACTGtattacatttttttttcattagtGACTAAATCACTTTGCGTTGATTTTAAATGTTCATTAGAAACAAATGTCCAAAGGTAAAAGAGCACCTTATACACGGCCCTGCGATTCTTGCAGTTTTCGAAAAGTCAAGTGTGATATGAAAACCCCATGTTCCAGATGTGTCCTTAATAACTTGAAATGTACGAATAATCGAATACGAAAAAAATGTGGTCCTAAGAAGATCCGTGATAGAACTCGAGAAGCAATTAATAATCTAAGTAATAAAGAAGATCCCAAaacaaattcatttatCCCGCATTTCCAGTTGGACAAGTTACAGCCCTGTTTGGAGACATATCAAACTTGGTATTATGGAATTTGGCCGGTCTTGTCGATCTCAGATTTGAATATGAAAATTACTAAACGAGATGTGTCAGCTTATGCACTTGCCTGTGCATTAAGTGCAGCAATACTCAATCAAATAGATTTTATTAGTAACAATGGGACCTATTGTATCCCCGAAGACGTTAAGAAATTGGACTTTATTGGTGAATGTATTCGAGCTCGCACGTTtatgaattatcaaatgaCTCCCACCCTTGAGACAATATTGacatcattttttttacatgTGGCTGAAGTGAATAAAGGTAGCAAACCAGCGgcaattatttatttgagAGAAGCTATCACAATGGCTCAGATAATTGGACTACATAATGAATCGACATATAAGCTGAAACCAGTTGCTGAAGCACATCGAATgagaaaaatatattttatgTTAATGGTCACAGAAAGGTTTATGTGTATTGACGATTTGATCCCTGTTGTTCTTGAAAACTCGATCAAAGAGTTTTCGTTGGATGATGAACAATATTCAGTATTAATTGATGGATTCAAAGAGTTGGTCAAGGTTTTCTCCATCCCTCTGAAAGCCATTTTCGACAGATTTATACAAATGAATGATTCAATATCCATGCCTCCAGAGACCGCTGGGTTACTCAACAAAATACAACTAGAACTAGAGTCTATTTGTATATCACCAGTGGCACCAGATATCCAAAAGGCAAATATAATAGTTAGTAAATATTGGATGAAGGCGTTGACTTGGAAAATTACACGAAAAAACAACTTATTAGATGACTTTGTGACTACATTATGTGTCAAATATCCAATAGAGTTATCTGAACAATTTCTTGGAGAAATCAAGAGTATACCTTTGAGAGcatttgaatcaaatggACCTGGGGTGGTATTCAAGTTATTGCTGATAGCAACTGTCTTAATTGACTCAATTAATTTAAGCAATGATGTCTCAGGTTATGAATCATTACAGCGCatgtttgatttgatttcgaaattgaaaaagacaGATATGATCATTCCACGACGAGAATATGATAGAATAAAAGAAGCATTAACTAAAATGGAAATAGATATTTTCTTCAGCAGTGCCCAACTGGGCGGCTACATTTCCGAAGTGGAATCAAATGGCTCATTGGACGCCTTTCTTACTGATCCGCTTGTATTTTATTCAGGAAGCAATGATAATCCTACTCCCAGTTACATACCagattatcaaaaataaaaaaaaataaaaaagggGTTTACAAACAAGCGGCGTTTATACGATGTTACGTAATTTATAGATgaaatgaattaattagAACTTTAACAACTATCTTGTAGTATTGTTGAAATAacgattattatttaacaCCATTTGTAAAGACGAACGGAAGTACTGACTGAGAAATGGTGCTATGCCAGgatattcaaaatttgacAACCGGTGAACATGTTTACATCCTCCCAAGGTTGAATTATTCCACCTCTTTTCAATCCAAGTGATTGCTGCTGGCATACCAGAAAAGGCTTCAACCATATGATTATAACTCATATCTTCTGCTATCTCTAGATTAACCCCTAACTGTGAGCACCAAAGCttttccaatttcaaaatttctaAAAACGGTGACATttcattgaattttgaatgaaacaaaaatacaGGAATTTGTGGAACCGCTCGAGTTGAAAGaagattatttatttcaatgGTTTCCTTTATAGTTTCATCGGTCAACACTTGGGCATCATATACTCCACCAATcattttttggaaaaagaattttctGCAAATGGGAAATAAACATCCAAGTGGTTGTAATGCACCAAAATGTATCAATCTGTCCCTGAAATGGCGATACTCATTTGCTAGTCCATTGAATATATTAACAATTAGTCCTGAATATGGACCTTCATCtactttttcaataaatgcGGTGATATTAGGTATAGTGCATCCAACGGCTGCTCCCACCAATTCAAGCTCTGGAGCATAGTTGGGCTGTACAATTGATGCCCAAAGAGAAGCAACTGCACCATATGAATACCCCAATAATGCTGTTTTCACAGTTGAGTTTCCAGTTGAATTGAAGAACTTGATTGTGCCTCTTATACTATCCAATACAGAATAAGCAGATTGTCGTCCCACAGGGAAAACTGAATTTGGTCCTTCATAATCTGGTACCACCACATACCAACCTTGGCTTAGTAAACcagaaataaaaatcaaatctgCTTGAATCTGAAATGTCTCGAATGATGGAACTTGCATGGAATATGATGGGGAACACAGTAATAATGGCGAGTTTTCAAAAGCTTGATGAGATATCAACTTGTTTTTATCACCATTAGGAGGTTCTAAAATTGTTGCAACAATAGCAAGAGAATTGTTTAATGTATCTTGCGATCTAACTGATATTTGCCATGCATTAGAAATTGGAAGATTTACAAACATGCTAGTTACCGGGAATGGCATTTTCCTCCATTTTAAAACATCACCCAATTGGCTTGTTTCGAGATCTTTTGGTGGATTATAGAAATCGTCAATTGTTGGATTGAGAGGTATTTGTAGACAAGTAGTCAAAGTGATCAAAGCAAGGAAAACAAACATTTGATTTGCATCTGTTAAGTAGAACTAAGTTGAGCTTGATAtatcaaaagaaacaacattctttctttttataaGGACTGATCAGAGCCCTGTTTATTCCTAGTTATTGAGATAATGTTCCAAAAATAAGAAACTACATACAAGTCGTGTAAATGAGAATGTGCCACCAAATTGAGTACCTTAGCGCAATGTCacatatatttatattatatttggtagttttccaataataaattagtATAACAAACACCTATAAACATGTTTGATGTAGTATTGTTTATTAGTAAATCTAATAGTATAAGGAGAAGAGTATGCACAAGCACACAAAACAATGCCAAAAACCaattatattaattaattaaaaataccTAAGCtaaaatttccaaaactTGCTTCAGAActatattcaatttgattgtCTTTCCATCAACATCGTATAATACCTCATATGGCAAAAGAGTCAAATCATCACCCGATATGCTGCTTTTTGGATCTTTATCAGCTTCAAGAATGTCCACCAAAGAGTCAACTTTAGCATTATTGATCCATCCAGCAAAGTGTACTTCATCTGCTGGTTTGCCCTTTGTTAAAAACTTTTTATTGTAACTGCCTATTTCCTTAGATGTGACTGCTCGATTCGACAAATCATAACTTAACTCATATATCTTCAGTAGGAATTTTCGATTCGAGGAAGACTTCCCTGAAATACACAATCCATAATATTTGTATGTATCATCCATCTTTACTGTGAACTCAGTTAATCCACATGATTCAATGTCCTTGAAGTCTGACTTGACAGACATTATGGTGTGTTCTTTGCCATTACCTAGTTCAAATACCATACTTTTGACATCACCATTCTTTTTAACTATTAAAAGTGTATCAGGTACATCTATAGGGAGTATATCAGCAATATCTTGCGCTGATGTTTccatttcaaatttttgcGTCGAAGCAAGTTTGCCATCCAAAAGCATGTCCAATTTAACTTCCTTTTTGGTTGTATCTTTCATGGACCTCAAATAAATTGTGTTTGGATCATGATAGTACACGTCTAAATGGTCATAGCCACCTTCTTCctctttatttttcttaCTTGAACTTGAGATTGAGCTTGAAACTTGGGGCTCTAACACTGGGGGTTCTAACTGTGGGGGTTGTAACTGTGGGGATTTTAACGGAGGAGGTACTAACAGTGGAAGTACTAACAGTGGAGATACTAACAGTGGGAATGACGATAGCTtatcttcaaaatcaagatcatcatcatcattattattattgttgttattattgatttgactTCTCTCTTGTGGGCTATCATCAAGTgaaaaatcatcatcattcaaATCAGCAAGAGgatcatcgtcatcattgAGTACAATTGTTGCCGAATCACTTGTTTCTGAAATGGCTTTTTCCAAAACATCTTCTAATTCTGCGTCTAAGATctcgtcatcatcaacgATACTGTCGTTTTCCATTTCAgcctttttcttttctttagaAATCTCCTTAAGGTCGGTATTACTGTTGAAATACTGGGAAATTAGGGAACTTGGGTTTCTAACTGGTGATTCATAATCCTTGCTTTCAAAAC from Candida albicans SC5314 chromosome R, complete sequence encodes:
- the SUC1 gene encoding transcription factor (Zinc-finger transcription factor; regulates alpha-glucosidase exression; complements S. cerevisiae suc2 for sucrose utilization and mal13 maltase defect; required for yeast cell adherence to silicone substrate; rat catheter biofilm induced), whose translation is MSKGKRAPYTRPCDSCSFRKVKCDMKTPCSRCVLNNLKCTNNRIRKKCGPKKIRDRTREAINNLSNKEDPKTNSFIPHFQLDKLQPCLETYQTWYYGIWPVLSISDLNMKITKRDVSAYALACALSAAILNQIDFISNNGTYCIPEDVKKLDFIGECIRARTFMNYQMTPTLETILTSFFLHVAEVNKGSKPAAIIYLREAITMAQIIGLHNESTYKSKPVAEAHRMRKIYFMLMVTERFMCIDDLIPVVLENSIKEFSLDDEQYSVLIDGFKELVKVFSIPSKAIFDRFIQMNDSISMPPETAGLLNKIQLELESICISPVAPDIQKANIIVSKYWMKALTWKITRKNNLLDDFVTTLCVKYPIELSEQFLGEIKSIPLRAFESNGPGVVFKLLSIATVLIDSINLSNDVSGYESLQRMFDLISKLKKTDMIIPRREYDRIKEALTKMEIDIFFSSAQSGGYISEVESNGSLDAFLTDPLVFYSGSNDNPTPSYIPDYQK
- the LIP7 gene encoding Lip7p (Probable lipase, part of a gene family whose members are differentially expressed during infection; lacks a signal sequence for secretion, unlike other family members; may have a role in nutrition or in creating an acidic microenvironment), with product MFVFLALITLTTCLQIPLNPTIDDFYNPPKDLETSQLGDVLKWRKMPFPVTSMFVNLPISNAWQISVRSQDTLNNSLAIVATILEPPNGDKNKLISHQAFENSPLLSCSPSYSMQVPSFETFQIQADLIFISGLLSQGWYVVVPDYEGPNSVFPVGRQSAYSVLDSIRGTIKFFNSTGNSTVKTALLGYSYGAVASLWASIVQPNYAPELELVGAAVGCTIPNITAFIEKVDEGPYSGLIVNIFNGLANEYRHFRDRLIHFGALQPLGCLFPICRKFFFQKMIGGVYDAQVLTDETIKETIEINNLLSTRAVPQIPVFLFHSKFNEMSPFLEILKLEKLWCSQLGVNLEIAEDMSYNHMVEAFSGMPAAITWIEKRWNNSTLGGCKHVHRLSNFEYPGIAPFLSQYFRSSLQMVLNNNRYFNNTTR
- a CDS encoding uncharacterized protein (Ortholog(s) have role in re-entry into mitotic cell cycle after pheromone arrest and endoplasmic reticulum localization); amino-acid sequence: MPPFKLRSRSNSSSSSNPQTQWYNNKNQNQPSMSEPTYTLPGVINYLTSEFTKLEQFKIVNNLERSEMKFKIKELEGEIKSLTFTNKLQKKTIERLQTENKKLRSRLNEEEVEEVIMTPSPEELAKMSKIDLQTIKRTRERLANSMKEIVTLLKPPTLEPSISLAKTSKNTNDLESLLDKPEINKADDFNFNVKPYSFESKDYESPVRNPSSLISQYFNSNTDLKEISKEKKKAEMENDSIVDDDEILDAELEDVLEKAISETSDSATIVLNDDDDPLADLNDDDFSLDDSPQERSQINNNNNNNNDDDDLDFEDKLSSFPSLVSPSLVLPSLVPPPLKSPQLQPPQLEPPVLEPQVSSSISSSSKKNKEEEGGYDHLDVYYHDPNTIYLRSMKDTTKKEVKLDMLLDGKLASTQKFEMETSAQDIADILPIDVPDTLLIVKKNGDVKSMVFELGNGKEHTIMSVKSDFKDIESCGLTEFTVKMDDTYKYYGLCISGKSSSNRKFLSKIYELSYDLSNRAVTSKEIGSYNKKFLTKGKPADEVHFAGWINNAKVDSLVDILEADKDPKSSISGDDLTLLPYEVLYDVDGKTIKLNIVSKQVLEILA